A single genomic interval of Streptomyces sp. BA2 harbors:
- a CDS encoding SRPBCC family protein encodes MTADDLTTLHVDQFFPHPPAKVWRALTEPELLAQWQMPGSEGFRLEVGHRYAMSSVPRPNSNFSGAVDVQVLAYEVERMLSVRWADADPANPSDWTITWTLEQEGRGTRLFLVHEGFDPDDPAQMMARKIMGGGWRSHAMRSLGQVLTEL; translated from the coding sequence ATGACCGCCGATGACCTCACGACCCTTCATGTGGACCAGTTCTTTCCGCACCCTCCCGCCAAGGTCTGGCGCGCGCTGACCGAGCCGGAACTCCTCGCTCAGTGGCAGATGCCGGGCAGCGAGGGCTTCCGTCTCGAAGTGGGGCACCGGTATGCCATGTCTTCCGTGCCGCGGCCCAACTCCAACTTCTCCGGCGCCGTTGACGTGCAGGTTCTCGCGTACGAGGTGGAGCGGATGCTCAGCGTCCGGTGGGCCGACGCCGATCCCGCGAACCCTTCGGACTGGACCATTACGTGGACGTTGGAACAGGAAGGGCGCGGTACGCGTCTCTTCCTAGTACATGAAGGCTTCGACCCGGACGACCCGGCGCAGATGATGGCAAGAAAGATCATGGGCGGGGGATGGCGTTCGCATGCCATGCGGAGTCTGGGGCAGGTGCTGACAGAGCTGTAA
- a CDS encoding ATP-binding cassette domain-containing protein, whose translation MTDAIVVEGARKRYGEKWALDGLDLTVGRGTVHGMLGPNGAGKTTAVRVLATLLRADEGRVEVAGYDVRRQPDEVRRRIGLLGQHAALDEELSGRQNLEMFGRLYHLGARHARVRADELLERFGLGDTGRKAVKQYSGGMRRRLDLAASLITEPDVLFLDEPTTGLDPRGRTEVWEAVRSLVDGGTTVLLTTQYLEEADQLAHRISVIDRGRVIADGTADELKSKTGGDRIDVVVRDAAQLELAARLLPGEATTDADRRLASAPVADRMEALTGVVQALRDAGVEAEDVAVRRPTLDEVFLRLTGPADDQERTQEHAKEAV comes from the coding sequence ATGACGGACGCGATCGTCGTCGAGGGCGCACGGAAGCGGTACGGGGAGAAGTGGGCCCTTGACGGCCTTGACCTGACGGTCGGGCGCGGCACGGTGCACGGCATGCTCGGACCGAACGGCGCGGGCAAGACCACCGCCGTGAGGGTGCTCGCCACGCTGCTGCGGGCGGACGAGGGCCGGGTGGAGGTGGCCGGGTACGACGTGCGCAGGCAGCCGGACGAGGTGCGCAGGCGCATCGGCCTGCTCGGCCAGCACGCCGCGCTGGACGAGGAGTTGAGCGGCCGGCAGAACCTGGAGATGTTCGGGCGGCTCTACCACCTGGGCGCGCGGCACGCGCGCGTGCGGGCCGATGAGCTCCTGGAGCGGTTCGGACTCGGGGACACCGGCCGCAAGGCGGTCAAGCAGTACAGCGGCGGCATGCGGCGCCGCCTTGACCTCGCGGCCTCGCTCATCACGGAGCCCGACGTGCTGTTCCTGGACGAGCCGACGACCGGGCTCGACCCCCGGGGCCGCACGGAGGTCTGGGAGGCGGTGCGCTCGCTGGTCGACGGCGGCACGACGGTGCTGCTCACCACGCAGTACCTCGAAGAGGCGGACCAGCTCGCCCACCGCATCTCGGTGATCGACCGGGGCCGGGTCATCGCGGACGGCACGGCGGACGAGCTGAAGTCGAAGACGGGCGGTGACCGGATCGACGTGGTGGTGCGGGACGCGGCCCAACTGGAGCTCGCGGCACGCCTCTTGCCCGGCGAAGCCACGACGGACGCGGACCGGCGTCTGGCCAGCGCGCCGGTGGCGGACCGCATGGAGGCGCTCACCGGGGTCGTACAGGCCTTGCGGGACGCCGGTGTCGAGGCCGAGGACGTCGCGGTGCGCAGGCCGACCCTGGACGAGGTGTTCCTGCGCCTGACGGGCCCCGCGGACGACCAGGAACGTACGCAGGAACATGCGAAGGAGGCCGTGTGA
- a CDS encoding PadR family transcriptional regulator, whose translation MSAIRLLVLGAVRQHGRAHGYQVRNDLEYWGAHEWSNAKPGSIYHALKQMAKQGLLLAHEVAPSTAGGPPRTEYEITEAGTEEYLNLLRANLVSYDQRTDMLSAALGFIVDLPRGEAVDLLKQRVRGIEEWRRSVTEYYIPEDGPEQLGHIGEIMNLWVHTADGGVEWTRGLIKRIEGGAYTFAGEGEPFVGILAEGEENPFGAGEPHAGDDL comes from the coding sequence ATGTCGGCGATCCGACTCCTTGTCCTCGGCGCCGTCCGGCAGCACGGGCGGGCCCACGGCTATCAGGTGCGCAACGACCTGGAGTACTGGGGCGCCCACGAGTGGTCCAACGCCAAGCCCGGCTCGATCTACCACGCGCTGAAGCAGATGGCCAAGCAGGGCCTGCTGCTCGCGCACGAGGTCGCCCCGTCGACCGCGGGCGGCCCGCCGCGCACGGAGTACGAGATCACGGAGGCGGGCACCGAGGAGTATCTGAACTTGCTCCGGGCCAACCTGGTCTCGTACGACCAGCGGACCGACATGCTCTCGGCGGCCCTCGGCTTCATCGTCGACCTGCCCCGCGGCGAGGCGGTCGATCTGCTGAAGCAGCGGGTGCGGGGCATCGAGGAGTGGCGCAGATCCGTCACGGAGTACTACATCCCCGAGGACGGCCCGGAGCAGCTCGGGCACATCGGCGAGATCATGAACCTCTGGGTCCACACGGCCGACGGGGGCGTGGAGTGGACGCGCGGCCTGATCAAGCGGATCGAGGGCGGTGCGTACACGTTCGCGGGTGAGGGCGAGCCGTTCGTCGGCATCCTCGCCGAGGGTGAGGAGAACCCGTTCGGGGCCGGGGAGCCGCACGCGGGGGACGATCTCTGA
- a CDS encoding Scr1 family TA system antitoxin-like transcriptional regulator codes for MTAGESSGSVVRRMLLGSQLRRLRESRGITREAAGYSIRASESKISRMELGRVSFKSRDVEDLLTLYGVTDESERVALLSLAKEANLAGWWHSYSDVLPGWFQTYVGLEGAASLIRVYEVQFVNGLLQTEAYAHAVVARGMKGASKADIERRVALRLERQKLLISERAPRFHCVLDEAALRRPYGDREVMRGQLQHLIEISERPNVTLQVMPFSFGGHSGESGAFTMLRFPESDLSDVVYVEQLTGALYLDKPEEVGQYERVVGELQSDSPNPADSRDLLRGLLQLT; via the coding sequence GTGACCGCAGGGGAGTCGAGCGGCTCGGTCGTACGGCGCATGCTCCTTGGCTCGCAACTCAGGCGCCTGAGGGAATCGCGCGGCATCACCCGTGAAGCGGCCGGCTACTCGATCCGAGCCTCCGAATCGAAGATCAGCCGCATGGAGTTGGGACGGGTGAGCTTCAAGTCCAGGGACGTAGAGGACCTGTTGACGCTGTACGGCGTCACCGACGAGTCCGAGCGCGTCGCGCTGCTCTCACTCGCCAAGGAAGCCAACCTCGCCGGCTGGTGGCACAGTTACTCGGACGTCCTGCCGGGCTGGTTCCAGACATACGTCGGGCTCGAAGGCGCCGCCTCGCTCATCCGCGTCTACGAAGTCCAGTTCGTCAACGGCCTGTTGCAGACCGAGGCGTACGCCCACGCGGTCGTCGCGCGCGGCATGAAGGGCGCGAGCAAGGCCGACATCGAGCGCCGCGTCGCCCTGCGCCTCGAACGCCAGAAGCTGCTCATCTCCGAGCGCGCTCCCCGCTTCCACTGCGTACTCGACGAGGCGGCGCTCCGACGCCCGTACGGGGACCGGGAAGTGATGCGGGGTCAGCTCCAGCATCTGATCGAGATCTCCGAACGGCCGAATGTCACTCTTCAGGTCATGCCGTTCAGTTTCGGTGGGCACTCGGGCGAGAGCGGAGCGTTCACCATGCTGCGTTTCCCGGAATCGGACCTCTCGGACGTCGTGTACGTGGAACAGCTGACGGGAGCCCTGTACCTCGACAAGCCCGAGGAAGTCGGCCAGTACGAGCGGGTGGTGGGCGAGCTGCAGAGCGACAGCCCGAATCCGGCCGATAGTCGCGATCTTCTGCGAGGTCTGCTCCAACTGACGTAA
- the rpsN gene encoding 30S ribosomal protein S14 has product MAKKSKIAKNEKRREVVARYAVRRAELKEILRSPSTGEAERRAAQAELARQPRDASATRVRNRDSVDGRPRGYVGKFGLSRVKLRDQAHAGFLPGVRKSSW; this is encoded by the coding sequence ATGGCCAAGAAGAGCAAGATCGCGAAGAACGAGAAGCGGCGCGAGGTCGTCGCGCGGTACGCCGTGCGGCGGGCCGAGCTGAAGGAGATCCTCCGGAGCCCCTCGACCGGCGAGGCCGAACGGCGTGCTGCCCAGGCCGAGTTGGCGCGGCAGCCTCGGGACGCGAGCGCGACGCGCGTACGCAACCGGGACAGCGTCGACGGTCGCCCGCGCGGATACGTGGGGAAGTTCGGCCTCTCCAGGGTGAAGCTGCGTGACCAAGCGCACGCCGGATTCCTCCCCGGGGTGCGCAAGTCGTCCTGGTAG
- the rpmG gene encoding 50S ribosomal protein L33, whose translation MARNELRPIIKLRSTAGTGYTYVTRKNRRNDPDRMTLRKYDPVVGRHVDFREER comes from the coding sequence ATGGCTCGCAACGAACTCCGCCCGATCATCAAGCTCCGGTCCACAGCCGGCACCGGCTACACGTACGTGACCCGCAAGAACCGCCGTAACGACCCCGACCGCATGACGCTGCGCAAGTACGACCCGGTCGTCGGGCGCCACGTCGATTTCCGAGAGGAGCGCTGA
- a CDS encoding aldehyde dehydrogenase family protein, which yields MSFFTDLAHQYIDGEWKAGSGSWDIIDFNPYNGEKLASITVATADEVDQAYRAAERAQQDWGTTSPYVRRAVFERALRIIEDREEEISEAIIAELGGTRLKAAFEIHLTKEFLREAVHVALQPEGRILPSPGEGKENRVYREPVGVVGVISPFNFPLLLSLKTVAPALALGNAVVLKPHQNTPVMGGSFLARLFEDAGLPAGVLNVVITDIAEIGDAFIEHPVPSVISFTGSDRVGRHVGTVCAANFKRSILELGGNSALVVLDDADIDYAVDAAVFSRFVHQGQVCMAANRILVDRSLQAEFADKFVAKVASLNVGDPADPATHIGPLINSSQADAVTKTVDQTVAAGAKVLLHGRADGNLVAPSVLTDLPADSPALQQEIFGPVALLVPFDGEEEAVRITNDTPYGLSGAVHTADVERGVRFARRINSGMFHVNDGTVHDEPIVPFGGEKHSGLGRLNGESTVDAFTTQKWISVQHGRSQFPF from the coding sequence ATGTCCTTCTTCACTGACCTGGCTCACCAGTACATCGACGGTGAGTGGAAGGCCGGCTCCGGCTCCTGGGACATCATCGACTTCAATCCGTACAACGGGGAGAAGCTGGCGTCGATCACCGTGGCGACGGCCGACGAAGTGGACCAGGCCTACCGAGCGGCCGAACGCGCGCAGCAGGACTGGGGCACGACCAGCCCCTACGTCCGGCGCGCGGTCTTCGAGCGTGCTCTGCGCATCATCGAGGACCGTGAGGAAGAGATATCCGAGGCGATCATCGCCGAGCTGGGCGGCACCCGGCTCAAGGCCGCCTTCGAGATCCACCTCACCAAGGAGTTCCTGCGCGAGGCCGTGCACGTCGCGCTGCAGCCCGAGGGACGCATCCTGCCGTCGCCCGGCGAGGGCAAGGAGAACCGCGTCTACCGCGAGCCGGTGGGCGTGGTCGGGGTCATCAGCCCCTTCAACTTCCCGCTGCTGCTTTCCCTCAAGACGGTCGCCCCGGCGCTCGCCCTCGGCAACGCGGTGGTGCTCAAGCCGCATCAGAACACGCCGGTGATGGGCGGCAGCTTCCTCGCGAGGCTGTTCGAGGACGCGGGTCTGCCGGCCGGCGTCCTGAACGTGGTCATCACCGACATAGCCGAGATCGGTGACGCGTTCATCGAGCATCCGGTGCCGAGTGTCATCTCCTTCACCGGCTCGGACCGCGTGGGCCGTCACGTCGGCACGGTCTGCGCCGCGAACTTCAAGCGGTCGATCCTGGAACTCGGCGGCAACAGCGCCCTGGTCGTCCTGGACGACGCGGACATCGACTACGCCGTGGACGCGGCGGTCTTCAGCCGCTTCGTGCACCAGGGCCAGGTCTGCATGGCCGCCAACCGCATCCTCGTGGACCGGTCGCTGCAGGCGGAGTTCGCCGACAAGTTCGTCGCCAAGGTCGCGTCCCTGAACGTCGGCGACCCCGCGGACCCGGCGACCCACATCGGCCCGCTGATCAACTCCTCGCAGGCGGACGCGGTGACGAAGACCGTCGACCAGACGGTGGCCGCGGGCGCGAAGGTCCTCCTGCACGGCCGCGCCGACGGCAACCTCGTGGCTCCCTCCGTCCTGACGGACCTGCCGGCCGACTCCCCGGCCCTCCAGCAGGAGATCTTCGGACCGGTGGCGCTGCTCGTGCCCTTCGACGGCGAGGAAGAGGCCGTACGCATCACCAACGACACCCCGTACGGGCTCAGCGGCGCCGTCCACACGGCCGACGTCGAGCGCGGCGTGCGGTTCGCGCGGCGGATCAACAGCGGCATGTTCCACGTGAACGACGGCACCGTGCACGACGAGCCGATCGTGCCCTTCGGCGGCGAGAAGCACTCGGGTCTCGGTCGCCTGAACGGCGAGTCGACGGTGGACGCGTTCACGACGCAGAAGTGGATCTCGGTACAGCACGGACGCTCCCAGTTCCCCTTCTGA
- a CDS encoding ATP-binding protein, whose product MGTNGSTMLEPLRQGLPPLDPSAVSSAASCSLPARYEAVGSARQFTRKTLCQWELEERFDDIALVVSELVTNALRHALPSDTPRDHGPPVRLHLMRWTSRLVCAVRDPSDDSPVARETDDDFSAESGRGLFLVDSFSDSWGWHPLAGALRGKVVWALFQLA is encoded by the coding sequence ATGGGGACGAATGGATCGACCATGCTCGAGCCGTTACGGCAGGGGCTTCCCCCACTCGACCCCTCAGCCGTCTCCAGCGCCGCGTCCTGCTCCCTGCCCGCCCGCTACGAAGCGGTGGGCAGCGCACGGCAGTTCACCCGTAAGACGCTGTGTCAGTGGGAACTGGAAGAGCGCTTCGACGACATCGCCCTCGTCGTCTCCGAACTGGTCACCAACGCCCTCAGACACGCCCTGCCGTCGGACACCCCGCGCGACCACGGCCCGCCGGTGCGGCTGCACTTGATGCGCTGGACCTCGCGCCTGGTGTGCGCGGTGCGCGACCCCAGTGACGACAGTCCGGTCGCGCGCGAGACCGACGACGACTTCTCGGCCGAATCGGGCCGCGGCCTGTTCCTGGTGGACTCGTTCAGCGACAGCTGGGGCTGGCACCCGCTCGCGGGCGCGCTGCGGGGCAAGGTCGTGTGGGCGCTGTTCCAGCTGGCGTAG
- a CDS encoding CobW family GTP-binding protein, whose product MNPTDPMSSMDIAIVGGLHSDARKETVERLLAAVPGSVALHHDLATAVHGTVVRTVRDATGVLSTGEAPLVNDCACCALREDLVPELERLADSGLTRLAVVELWDSVEPKAMAEVITAHGHEGLRLSGVITAVDPALLLPYLGNGDDLMEAGLAAATTDQRTVADTWARQLEYAPVLAVADSPEADDEDRALLAQLHPTARQVPISGRDGRGGHGDLAAAALAGFDVEAAAAAQHPSCALLPTDADEAGVATLVWHRDRPFHPERLYQALEDLTCAAARSRGRFWLADHPDTLLGWDAAGGALCVESAGPWLASLPDAAWEMVPPVRRAAAALDWHPEHGDCCQHLVFVSPGLDREGLEEVLESCLLTDEEYAAGRDAWKHLPPAFDTLLEV is encoded by the coding sequence ATGAACCCGACGGACCCGATGAGCTCCATGGACATCGCGATCGTCGGCGGACTCCACTCCGACGCCCGCAAGGAAACCGTCGAGCGGCTCCTGGCCGCCGTTCCGGGGAGCGTGGCGCTCCACCACGACCTGGCCACGGCCGTGCACGGCACCGTCGTGCGTACGGTGCGCGACGCCACCGGAGTGCTCTCCACCGGCGAGGCGCCGCTGGTCAACGACTGCGCGTGCTGCGCCCTGCGCGAGGACCTGGTGCCCGAGCTCGAACGGCTCGCGGACTCCGGCCTCACGCGCCTTGCGGTCGTCGAGCTGTGGGACTCCGTGGAGCCCAAGGCGATGGCGGAGGTCATCACGGCGCACGGGCACGAGGGGCTGCGGCTGAGCGGCGTGATCACGGCCGTCGACCCGGCGCTCCTCCTGCCCTACCTCGGCAACGGCGACGATCTGATGGAGGCCGGGCTCGCCGCGGCCACCACGGATCAGCGCACGGTCGCCGACACCTGGGCCCGCCAGCTCGAGTACGCGCCCGTCCTCGCCGTCGCGGACTCTCCCGAGGCCGACGACGAGGACCGCGCACTCCTCGCCCAGCTCCACCCGACCGCCCGTCAGGTCCCCATCAGCGGTCGTGACGGTCGCGGCGGTCATGGGGACCTGGCGGCTGCCGCGCTCGCCGGATTCGACGTCGAGGCGGCGGCCGCTGCCCAGCATCCGTCCTGTGCGCTGCTGCCGACCGACGCCGACGAGGCGGGGGTCGCCACCCTCGTATGGCACCGGGACCGGCCCTTCCACCCGGAGCGGCTCTATCAGGCCCTGGAGGACCTGACCTGCGCGGCGGCCCGCAGTCGCGGCCGGTTCTGGCTGGCCGACCATCCGGACACGCTGCTCGGCTGGGACGCGGCGGGCGGTGCGCTGTGCGTGGAGAGCGCGGGGCCGTGGCTGGCGTCGTTGCCGGACGCGGCGTGGGAGATGGTGCCGCCGGTGCGGCGGGCCGCGGCCGCGCTCGACTGGCATCCCGAGCACGGAGACTGCTGCCAGCACCTGGTCTTCGTCTCGCCCGGCCTGGACCGCGAGGGGCTCGAAGAGGTCCTGGAGTCCTGCCTCCTGACGGACGAGGAGTACGCCGCCGGGCGCGACGCCTGGAAGCACCTGCCCCCTGCCTTCGACACCCTCCTGGAGGTCTGA
- a CDS encoding DUF397 domain-containing protein, whose amino-acid sequence MHHVFNGMAATELHGVVWQKSRHSNSQGACVEFAKLPGGDVAVRNSRFPDGPALVYTRAEIEAMLLGMKDGEFDHLI is encoded by the coding sequence GTGCATCACGTGTTTAACGGCATGGCTGCCACGGAGCTTCACGGGGTGGTCTGGCAGAAGAGCAGGCACAGCAACTCGCAGGGAGCCTGCGTGGAGTTCGCCAAACTGCCGGGCGGCGACGTCGCCGTACGGAACTCGCGGTTCCCCGACGGCCCGGCGCTCGTCTACACGCGCGCCGAGATAGAGGCCATGCTGCTCGGGATGAAGGACGGGGAGTTCGACCACCTGATCTGA
- the rpsR gene encoding 30S ribosomal protein S18 has translation MSPRKPSGREQKPRPNPLDQAKITYIDYKDTELLRKFISDRGKIRSRRVTRVSAQQQRLLARAIKNAREMALLPYGSGSAR, from the coding sequence ATGTCCCCCCGCAAGCCGTCCGGCCGCGAACAGAAGCCGCGTCCCAACCCTCTGGACCAGGCGAAGATCACGTACATCGACTACAAGGACACGGAGCTGCTCCGGAAGTTCATCTCGGACCGCGGCAAGATCCGCAGTCGCCGGGTCACCCGTGTGTCTGCTCAGCAGCAGCGACTGCTGGCCCGGGCGATCAAGAACGCCCGGGAGATGGCGCTGCTGCCGTACGGCTCGGGCTCGGCGCGCTGA
- a CDS encoding DUF664 domain-containing protein, translating to MVTHVNAEAPGDERGALLAFLDAELSLSGLLKHVAEVEESWG from the coding sequence ATGGTCACCCACGTCAACGCAGAGGCCCCCGGCGACGAGCGCGGCGCGCTGCTCGCCTTTCTCGACGCCGAGCTCTCGCTCTCCGGACTGCTCAAGCACGTCGCGGAGGTCGAGGAGAGCTGGGGCTAG
- a CDS encoding ABC transporter permease, with the protein MTISRTPAVGGTPAKWAAIDSWTMTRRELAHWARQPVQVLVGLAFPVMFLLMFNYLIGGGKGIAGGYAEFLVPGMFALTMTFGLDATMVAVTQDLNKGVIDRFRSMPMTNGAVLVGRSVADMLQSLVSLIVMIGVGLAIGWRWHGSFGAALGAVGLLLLLRFAMLWIGIHLAMVAGKPELVMAVQILVWPVGFLSNAFTVPQNMPGWLGATVEWNPMSATATAVRDLFGNDPGVVGTSWAAEHAGLLAVVGPLVLVGVFMPLAVRRFGGLSK; encoded by the coding sequence ATGACGATCAGCCGTACACCGGCGGTGGGTGGCACGCCCGCCAAGTGGGCCGCGATCGACTCATGGACCATGACGCGACGCGAACTCGCCCACTGGGCACGGCAGCCCGTGCAGGTGCTCGTCGGCCTGGCCTTCCCGGTGATGTTCCTGCTGATGTTCAACTACCTGATCGGCGGCGGAAAGGGCATCGCGGGCGGCTACGCCGAGTTCCTCGTGCCCGGCATGTTCGCGCTGACCATGACCTTCGGTCTGGACGCGACGATGGTCGCCGTCACGCAGGACCTCAACAAGGGCGTGATCGACCGCTTCCGGTCCATGCCGATGACCAACGGCGCGGTCCTGGTGGGCCGTTCGGTCGCGGACATGCTGCAGTCGCTCGTCTCGCTGATCGTCATGATCGGCGTCGGACTCGCGATCGGCTGGCGCTGGCACGGCTCGTTCGGGGCGGCGCTCGGCGCGGTGGGCCTGCTGCTCCTGCTGCGGTTCGCGATGCTGTGGATCGGCATCCACCTGGCGATGGTCGCGGGCAAGCCGGAGCTGGTGATGGCCGTGCAGATCCTCGTCTGGCCGGTCGGCTTCCTCTCCAACGCCTTCACGGTCCCGCAGAACATGCCGGGCTGGCTCGGCGCGACGGTCGAGTGGAACCCGATGTCGGCGACGGCGACGGCGGTGCGTGACCTGTTCGGCAACGACCCCGGGGTGGTGGGCACTTCATGGGCCGCCGAGCACGCGGGGCTCCTTGCCGTGGTGGGGCCCCTGGTGCTCGTGGGGGTGTTCATGCCGCTGGCGGTGCGGAGGTTCGGGGGGCTCAGCAAGTAG
- a CDS encoding ArsR/SmtB family transcription factor, with amino-acid sequence MVTTGERQGSHAAPGQDQHEAPEAPGQDQHEDQLFAALANGTRREVLRLLRDEGPQPVQALADHFDMRRPSLSEHLKVLRDAGLVSEERSGRQRIYRLEAVPLAEVQEWLSPYERFWRDRLKGLGDVLDRMPDDDQS; translated from the coding sequence ATGGTCACCACCGGCGAGCGCCAGGGTTCACATGCGGCCCCGGGCCAGGACCAGCACGAGGCCCCGGAGGCCCCCGGCCAGGACCAGCACGAGGACCAGCTCTTCGCCGCGCTCGCCAACGGCACCCGGCGTGAAGTCCTCCGCCTCCTGCGTGACGAGGGGCCGCAGCCCGTCCAGGCGCTCGCCGACCACTTCGACATGCGCCGCCCCAGCCTCTCCGAGCATCTGAAGGTGCTGCGCGACGCCGGTCTCGTCTCGGAGGAGCGGTCGGGACGGCAGCGCATCTACCGTCTTGAGGCGGTGCCGCTGGCCGAGGTGCAGGAGTGGCTCAGTCCGTACGAGCGGTTCTGGCGCGACAGGCTGAAGGGGCTCGGCGACGTGCTCGACCGCATGCCCGACGATGATCAGTCATGA
- a CDS encoding bleomycin resistance protein — protein sequence MAETMIPLLPCHQLDETLDFYKAVGFEVTYHQKAPNPHAVVRRDDMELQFFQLKGYDPQASYSTCYVLTDRVDALHEAFRAGLKQALGRIPTRGLPRIGSVRDMSYGVRQFLMTDPAGNCVRIGQPIADSFEHAPVPKERYARALHQATLLGASKEDHAAAVRIIDHALAADGTPTPQQLQELHALRAEMAAHLGEGPEPG from the coding sequence ATGGCCGAGACAATGATCCCCCTGCTCCCCTGCCACCAGCTCGACGAGACACTCGACTTCTACAAGGCCGTCGGCTTCGAGGTGACCTATCACCAAAAGGCGCCCAATCCGCACGCCGTGGTCCGGCGCGACGACATGGAGCTGCAGTTCTTCCAGCTCAAGGGCTACGACCCGCAGGCCTCCTACAGCACCTGCTACGTCCTGACCGACCGCGTCGACGCCCTCCACGAGGCCTTCCGTGCCGGGCTCAAGCAGGCCCTCGGACGGATACCGACCCGCGGCCTGCCCCGGATCGGGTCCGTGAGGGACATGAGCTACGGCGTACGGCAGTTCCTGATGACGGACCCGGCGGGCAACTGCGTCCGCATCGGGCAGCCCATCGCCGACTCCTTCGAGCACGCCCCGGTGCCGAAGGAGAGGTACGCGCGCGCCCTGCACCAGGCCACACTCCTGGGCGCGTCCAAGGAGGACCACGCGGCGGCGGTCCGCATCATCGACCACGCGCTCGCCGCCGACGGCACCCCCACCCCGCAGCAACTCCAGGAGCTCCACGCGCTGCGGGCGGAGATGGCCGCGCACCTCGGCGAGGGGCCCGAGCCCGGCTAG
- a CDS encoding type B 50S ribosomal protein L31: MRKDIHPPYGPVVFRDKSAGFAFLTRSTATSEKTVEWEDGRTYPVIDVEVSSASHPFYTGTAKVLDTAGRVERFERRYGAR, encoded by the coding sequence ATGCGCAAGGACATCCACCCGCCGTACGGCCCCGTCGTCTTCCGTGACAAGTCCGCCGGCTTCGCCTTCCTCACCCGGTCCACCGCGACCAGCGAGAAGACGGTCGAGTGGGAGGACGGGCGCACCTACCCCGTCATCGACGTCGAGGTCTCCTCCGCGAGCCACCCCTTCTACACGGGCACGGCCAAGGTCCTGGACACCGCGGGCCGCGTGGAACGCTTCGAACGCCGTTACGGCGCGCGATGA
- the rpmB gene encoding 50S ribosomal protein L28 — protein sequence MSAHCQLTGATPGFGNQISHSHRRTSRRFDVNVQRKRYWLPSEGRFVRLRLSAKGIKTVDSIGVEAAVARIRARGVRI from the coding sequence ATGTCCGCCCACTGCCAGCTGACCGGCGCCACGCCGGGCTTCGGCAACCAGATCTCCCATTCGCACCGGCGTACGTCACGCCGGTTCGACGTCAACGTCCAGCGCAAGCGGTACTGGCTGCCCAGCGAGGGCCGCTTCGTGCGGCTGCGGCTCAGCGCCAAGGGCATCAAGACCGTCGACTCCATCGGCGTCGAGGCCGCCGTCGCCAGGATCCGTGCGCGTGGGGTGAGGATCTGA
- a CDS encoding VOC family protein → MNITHASFLTVPVSDQDAALRFYTDVLGFEVTADLQMPPGRWLQVAPKGAQTAFTLSGPGMGGFVPGSAQGIMLLTTDVDADCAKLAAAGVEVSGPDELPWGRMAGFQDPDGNGWMLLTEKEGF, encoded by the coding sequence ATGAACATCACCCACGCCTCCTTCCTCACCGTCCCCGTCTCCGACCAGGACGCCGCCCTGCGCTTCTACACGGACGTGCTCGGCTTCGAAGTCACCGCCGACCTGCAGATGCCGCCCGGCCGCTGGCTCCAGGTCGCGCCGAAGGGGGCGCAGACGGCCTTCACGCTCTCCGGTCCGGGGATGGGCGGTTTCGTGCCCGGCTCCGCGCAGGGGATCATGCTCCTTACGACCGATGTCGACGCCGACTGTGCGAAGCTCGCCGCGGCCGGGGTCGAGGTGAGCGGTCCGGACGAGCTGCCCTGGGGCAGGATGGCCGGCTTCCAGGACCCCGACGGCAACGGTTGGATGCTGCTGACGGAGAAGGAAGGCTTCTGA